A genomic window from Glycine max cultivar Williams 82 chromosome 17, Glycine_max_v4.0, whole genome shotgun sequence includes:
- the LOC732656 gene encoding dehydration-responsive element binding protein 3, with product MAKPSSEKPEEHSDSKYYKGVRKRKWGKWVSEIRLPNSRQRIWLGSYDTPEKAARAFDAAMFCLRGRNAKFNFPDNPPDIAGGTSMTPSQIQIAAAQFANAGPHEGHSGRPEHPPMESPSPSVSEGTIQTDSDVPTLNGSVTDLFTPVGSSGYASDYGIFPGFDDFSGDFYVPEMPNVNYGEENGEGFIVDESFLWNF from the coding sequence atggcGAAACCCAGCAGCGAAAAGCCAGAGGAGCATAGCGATTCCAAGTACTACAAAGGGGTCCGAAAGAGAAAATGGGGCAAATGGGTATCCGAAATAAGACTACCCAACAGCCGTCAGAGGATTTGGTTGGGATCCTACGACACCCCCGAGAAGGCCGCGCGTGCCTTCGACGCGGCAATGTTCTGCTTACGTGGCCGCAACGCCAAGTTTAATTTCCCCGACAACCCACCCGACATCGCCGGCGGAACGTCCATGACGCCGTCGCAGATTCAGATCGCCGCCGCACAATTCGCCAACGCGGGGCCCCACGAGGGACATTCGGGTCGACCCGAACATCCTCCCATGGAATCTCCATCGCCTTCTGTTTCGGAAGGGACCATCCAAACGGACAGTGACGTCCCCACTCTTAACGGTTCAGTAACGGATTTGTTCACGCCCGTTGGGTCGAGTGGTTACGCATCCGATTACGGGATTTTCCCGGGCTTTGATGATTTCAGTGGCGATTTTTATGTGCCGGAAATGCCGAACGTTAATTATGGAGAAGAAAACGGGGAAGGGTTCATAGTTGATGAATCTTTCTTGTGGAATTTTTGA
- the LOC100789456 gene encoding beta-galactosidase 15 codes for MATPKSFISLIVCFCLVIFSFIGTHAVDVSHDGRAIKIDGKRRVLISGSIHYPRSTPEMWPELIQKAKEGGLDAIETYVFWNAHEPSRRVYDFSGNNDIIRFLKTIQESGLYGVLRIGPYVCAEWNYGGIPVWVHNLPDVEIRTANSVFMNEMQNFTTLIVDMLKKEKLFASQGGPIILTQIENEYGNVISQYGDAGKAYMNWCANMAESLKVGVPWIMCQESDAPQPMINTCNGWYCDNFEPNSFNSPKMWTENWIGWFKNWGGRDPHRTAEDVAFAVARFFQTGGTFQNYYMYHGGTNFGRTAGGPYITTSYDYDAPLDEYGNIAQPKWGHLKELHSALKAMEEALTSGNVSETDLGNSVKVTIYATNGSSSCFLSNTNTTADATLTFRGNNYTVPAWSVSILPDCQHEEYNTAKVKEQTSVMTKENSKAEKEAAILKWVWRSENIDKALHGKSNVSAHRLLDQKDAANDASDYLWYMTKLHVKHDDPVWSENMTLRINGSGHVIHAFVNGEYIDSHWATYGIHNDKFEPKIKLKHGTNTISLLSVTVGLQNYGAFFDTWHAGLVGPIELVSVKGEETIIKNLSSHKWSYKIGLHGWDHKLFSDDSPFAAQSKWESEKLPTNRMLTWYKTTFKAPLGTDPVVVDLQGMGKGYAWVNGKNIGRIWPSYNAEEDGCSDEPCDYRGEYSDSKCVTNCGKPTQRWYHVPRSYLKDGANTLVLFAELGGNPSLVNFQTVVVGNVCANAYENKTLELSCQGRKISAIKFASFGDPKGVCGAFTNGSCESKSNALPIVQKACVGKEACSIDLSEKTFGATACGNLAKRLAVEAVC; via the exons ATGGCTACTCCAAAGAGCTTTATTTCTCTAATAGTTTGCTTTTGCCTTgttattttttccttcattGGCACCCATGCTGTTGATGTCTCTCATGATGGAAGGGCCATCAAAATTGATGGTAAGCGTAGAGTGCTCATATCTGGATCAATCCATTATCCTAGAAGCACCCCTGAG ATGTGGCCCGAGTTAatccaaaaagccaaagaaggaGGATTAGATGCAATTGAAACATATGTTTTCTGGAATGCACATGAACCTTCACGTCGTGTGTATGATTTTTCTGGCAATAATGATATCATCAGATTTCTCAAGACGATTCAAGAGTCTGGACTTTATGGTGTTCTTCGCATTGGTCCATATGTTTGTGCCGAATGGAATTATGG AGGGATTCCTGTCTGGGTTCACAATCTACCTGATGTCGAGATTCGGACTGCCAATAGTGTGTTCAtg aaTGAAATGCAAAATTTCACTACTTTGATCGTGGATATGCTCAAAAAGGAGAAACTTTTTGCTTCTCAAGGTGGTCCTATAATTCTCACTCAg ATCGAAAATGAATATGGTAACGTAATTTCACAATATGGAGATGCTGGAAAAGCTTACATGAATTGGTGTGCGAACATGGCGGAGTCCTTGAAAGTTGGGGTTCCATGGATCATGTGCCAGGAGTCCGATGCTCCTCAGCCTatg aTCAATACTTGCAATGGTTGGTATTGTGACAACTTTGAACCAAATAGTTTTAACAGTCCTAAAATGTGGACCGAAAATTGGATAGGCTG gttcaagaattGGGGTGGCCGAGATCCACACAGAACTGCTGAAGATGTTGCTTTTGCAGTGGCTAGATTTTTCCAAACCGGAGGcacatttcaaaattattatatg TATCATGGTGGCACTAACTTCGGTAGAACAGCCGGGGGTCCATACATTACCACATCATATGATTATGATGCTCCTCTAGATGAATATG GTAACATTGCCCAACCAAAATGGGGTCACCTCAAAGAACTTCACAGTGCTTTGAAGGCAATGGAGGAAGCTCTTACGAGTGGGAACGTATCCGAGACTGATCTAGGCAACTCTGTTAAG GTCACTATTTATGCCACAAATGGATCATCAAGCTGCTTCCTGAGCAACACCAACACCACCGCTGATGCCACTCTAACATTTAGAGGGAATAACTATACTGTTCCAGCATGGTCTGTCAGCATTCTTCCTGATTGTCAGCACGAAGAGTATAACACTGCCAAGGTTAAAGA GCAAACCTCTGTAATGACTAAAGAAAATAGCAAGGCAGAAAAGGAGGCAGCAATTTTGAAGTGGGTCTGGAGATCAGAGAACATTGACAAGGCTCTTCATGGTAAAAGTAATGTCTCTGCACACAGACTTCTTGATCAAAAAGATGCGGCTAATGATGCTAGTGACTATCTTTGGTACATGACAAA ACTTCATGTCAAGCACGATGATCCAGTTTGGAGTGAAAATATGACTCTTAGGATTAATGGTAGCGGCCATGTAATTCATGCATTCGTCAACGGAGAATATATTG ATTCCCATTGGGCAACATATGGTATTCACAACGATAAATTTGAGCCGAAGAttaagttgaagcatggaacgAATACTATAAGCTTGCTCAGTGTCACTGTTGGACTTCAG AACTACGGGGCATTCTTTGATACATGGCATGCCGGTCTTGTTGGGCCTATTGAGTTGGTCAGTGTAAAAGGTGAAGAAACCATCATTAAGAATTTATCCTCACACAAATGGTCATACAAGATAGGGTTGCATGGTTGGGACCACAAACTCTTTAGTGATGACTCACCCTTCGCTGCTCAAAGCAAATGGGAATCTGAGAAGTTACCCACAAACAGGATGTTGACTTGGTACaag acTACTTTCAAAGCTCCTCTGGGGACAGACCCTGTTGTGGTGGACTTGCAAGGAATGGGCAAAGGCTACGCTTGGGTGAATGGGAAAAACATTGGACGTATCTGGCCTAGTTACAATGCTGAAGAAGATGGTTGTAGTGATGAGCCTTGTGATTATCGTGGAGAATATTCTGACTCAAAATGTGTTACAAATTGCGGGAAGCCAACACAAAGATG GTACCATGTCCCTCGCTCTTATCTTAAAGATGGTGCAAATACTTTGGTTTTGTTTGCGGAGTTGGGTGGAAACCCATCACTAGTGAATTTCCAAACCGTTGTTGTTGGCAATGTATGTGCAAATGCATATGAGAACAAGACTTTGGAGTTGTCTTGCCAAGGTCGTAAAATCTCCGCTATTAAGTTTGCAAGTTTTGGTGATCCAAAAGGAGTGTGTGGAGCATTCACCAATGGCAGTTGCGAGAGCAAGAGTAATGCACTTCCCATCGTGCAAAAG GCATGCGTTGGCAAGGAAGCATGTTCAATTGATCTTTCAGAGAAGACGTTTGGTGCAACGGCTTGTGGAAATCTTGCTAAGAGGCTTGCCGTGGAGGCAGTCTGCTAG